One genomic segment of Bremerella alba includes these proteins:
- a CDS encoding SHD1 domain-containing protein: protein MNYDRKFRAWLFVPLLLLLVPLVVDAGKFKVGDVVQVSDWRNEWKNGTVVDINRRGELLVETAFAGGLHREVYQPKAVRFAYEVGAIGIARTWTDASGTFKIMAAPLGIVGDKILLRREDMSEIEVPIAKLGDADQRYIDRLKAEVGIRATPAPDPIPPIRFEGTDNENLNAIGSVGYAEDRIAILPDPLPSYMVIPVGGVGFGKHYEEEQFGLIQPIGGPDGLVLVSAEYPVDPTKPDEVNRSRIAWVSLKEKKITQEQALPDGEMVLDYHPASHRLLTYRYKPVGGRFGRRRCVLSIWEVLPTDTSVTPVVSWEAYPEDGYNDDPWARLINGDLVLHRFDNKEYVGWDVANKSVAYRVFQDNNWATPPTLSGTSQYGFLVENQSVRIFDATTGTTITKLMTENPIKLATSSEDGTKLATLEETTLTIWNLTDPSADPVVHPVESIGGSMAEQMYWVNDDMIMIKNLFEMILYELDSDIAIWNYYLERAVSAVRESEGRQKMGVLNGHLVYGAELGNGGNKGGLAVGNVKLPGPNVQDKIVGVNRNDLVVIEPGSKIRLEVRCGDQHSPTVYNALVKKIRENGWELNAEDYDAVMYADITRGQSRTELLQVMGRFGSESVTYTPIESKIEMKIGDIPIWLDRSTTGRPGFVNGDESIQESVNRQKEDVNFFTRSKIPSRILDPKYGRGFGTTQVSTRGLEPEEMKTMIYANGRRVRLN, encoded by the coding sequence ATGAATTACGATCGTAAATTTCGGGCATGGCTTTTCGTCCCCCTCTTGTTACTTTTAGTTCCACTGGTTGTCGACGCTGGTAAATTCAAAGTCGGCGACGTGGTCCAGGTTAGCGATTGGAGAAATGAGTGGAAAAACGGCACCGTCGTCGACATCAATCGTCGCGGCGAGCTACTCGTTGAAACCGCGTTCGCTGGTGGTCTTCATCGCGAAGTGTACCAGCCCAAGGCCGTTCGCTTTGCTTACGAAGTCGGTGCGATCGGGATAGCTCGGACCTGGACCGATGCGAGCGGTACGTTCAAGATCATGGCGGCCCCGCTGGGGATCGTGGGCGATAAGATTCTCCTACGACGCGAAGACATGTCTGAGATCGAAGTCCCGATTGCCAAGCTAGGGGACGCCGATCAGCGTTATATCGATCGCCTGAAAGCCGAGGTGGGCATCCGTGCCACGCCGGCTCCTGACCCGATTCCCCCCATCCGCTTCGAGGGAACAGACAACGAGAACCTCAACGCGATCGGCAGTGTCGGTTACGCGGAAGACCGTATCGCGATTCTGCCCGATCCGCTCCCTTCGTACATGGTGATTCCTGTCGGTGGCGTTGGTTTTGGAAAGCATTACGAAGAGGAACAATTCGGTCTCATTCAACCTATTGGCGGGCCAGACGGGCTGGTGCTCGTATCGGCGGAATATCCGGTTGACCCGACAAAGCCGGACGAGGTCAATCGCTCGCGCATCGCCTGGGTCTCGCTGAAGGAAAAGAAGATCACGCAAGAGCAAGCCTTACCCGACGGCGAAATGGTTCTGGACTACCACCCCGCATCGCACCGCTTGTTGACGTATCGCTACAAGCCGGTTGGTGGCCGCTTCGGTCGTCGCCGATGCGTTCTTTCCATTTGGGAAGTCTTACCGACCGACACCTCGGTAACGCCGGTCGTCAGCTGGGAAGCCTATCCGGAAGATGGCTACAACGACGACCCATGGGCACGCTTGATCAACGGCGACCTGGTTCTGCACCGCTTTGACAACAAGGAGTATGTCGGCTGGGATGTCGCCAACAAATCGGTCGCATACCGCGTCTTCCAAGATAACAACTGGGCGACACCTCCCACGCTTAGCGGGACGTCCCAATATGGCTTCCTGGTCGAGAATCAGAGTGTCCGTATTTTCGATGCGACAACCGGAACAACAATCACCAAGTTGATGACCGAGAACCCGATCAAGCTGGCAACCTCGAGTGAAGATGGTACGAAACTGGCGACCCTGGAAGAAACCACGCTCACAATTTGGAACTTAACCGATCCGAGTGCAGACCCGGTGGTTCATCCGGTCGAGTCCATCGGCGGCTCGATGGCTGAACAGATGTATTGGGTCAACGATGACATGATCATGATCAAAAACCTTTTTGAGATGATCCTGTATGAATTGGACTCGGACATTGCTATCTGGAATTACTACCTCGAACGTGCCGTCTCGGCCGTGAGAGAATCGGAAGGTCGTCAGAAGATGGGCGTCCTCAATGGTCACCTGGTGTATGGTGCAGAGCTCGGAAACGGCGGAAATAAAGGTGGCCTGGCCGTAGGCAATGTGAAGCTGCCAGGCCCAAATGTGCAAGATAAGATTGTCGGCGTGAATCGGAATGATCTGGTGGTCATCGAACCCGGCAGCAAGATTCGCCTAGAAGTCCGGTGTGGCGATCAGCACAGCCCCACCGTTTACAACGCATTGGTGAAGAAGATCCGCGAGAATGGCTGGGAACTCAATGCAGAGGATTACGATGCCGTCATGTATGCCGACATCACGCGAGGACAGTCCAGGACTGAGCTTCTGCAGGTCATGGGAAGGTTCGGCTCGGAAAGTGTCACGTATACACCGATCGAATCCAAAATTGAAATGAAGATCGGAGACATTCCCATTTGGCTCGATCGATCCACCACCGGCCGCCCTGGGTTCGTTAACGGAGATGAATCGATACAAGAGAGCGTGAATCGTCAGAAGGAAGACGTAAATTTCTTTACCCGCAGCAAGATACCTTCCCGCATCCTCGATCCGAAATATGGACGTGGTTTCGGCACGACTCAGGTTTCTACTAGGGGCTTGGAGCCGGAAGAAATGAAAACGATGATCTACGCCAACGGACGCAGAGTTCGACTGAATTGA
- a CDS encoding antibiotic biosynthesis monooxygenase, whose product MSQVHVAITHQAKPGKEAEYDAALREFARESLHEPGTAGVLLLAPAPGAHGCEYGILRSFENQASCDAFYQSARFRNFHELTKPLVVEEATRRKLHGLEAFFSDPKLSPPRWKMAIVTWLGVFPSVLFWGNVLPPALSSLHSVVATAVTTIFVTVTLAWVVMPLLTKVFAPWLHPPLASVSILDEAIGRDDGS is encoded by the coding sequence ATGAGTCAGGTTCATGTCGCGATTACTCACCAAGCCAAACCTGGTAAGGAGGCCGAGTATGACGCCGCGCTGCGCGAGTTTGCCCGAGAATCGCTGCACGAACCAGGCACGGCCGGTGTGCTCCTTCTGGCTCCCGCGCCAGGTGCTCATGGTTGTGAATACGGCATTCTAAGATCCTTCGAAAATCAGGCATCATGTGACGCGTTTTATCAATCGGCACGCTTTCGCAACTTCCATGAGTTGACCAAGCCGCTGGTGGTCGAAGAGGCAACTCGCCGCAAGTTGCACGGCTTAGAAGCCTTCTTTAGCGATCCCAAGCTAAGCCCCCCTCGCTGGAAAATGGCGATTGTCACCTGGCTCGGCGTTTTTCCGTCGGTCTTATTCTGGGGAAATGTTCTGCCTCCGGCTCTGAGCAGCCTACATAGCGTCGTGGCGACAGCGGTCACGACGATCTTCGTCACCGTGACCTTAGCGTGGGTAGTCATGCCGCTGCTGACAAAGGTCTTTGCCCCTTGGCTGCATCCGCCGCTTGCCAGCGTTTCGATCCTGGATGAAGCCATCGGTAGGGATGATGGAAGTTAG
- a CDS encoding acyl-CoA dehydrogenase family protein, translated as MSSKEIITPDSTNLAALCAQLSEKANSLQTAQDWPAQQLQNCADHGVFRWFIAQEQGGLGWSGDDVVRGYLELSAACLTTTFVITQRTGACRRIASSKNEALKQSLLPDLLSGRTFATVGISHLTTSRQHLKKPALLATEVDGGYKLDGYSPWVTGAKASDTLVIGASLEDRRQMLMAVPAKENGIEAGPPAELVGLSASQTGPVTFKGTFCPHEWILDGPREDVMKKGKGANTGGLETSTLAVGLSTAAYRFLVAQREKRSEFVQPTEHFEAELEALKSDLLAAAAGEPQCDPMQIRSRANSLVLRITQAALSSAKGAGYLQSHDVGRWCREALFFLVWSCPSNVLSANLCELARIEG; from the coding sequence ATGTCCAGTAAAGAAATCATCACGCCCGATTCCACCAACCTTGCGGCACTATGCGCGCAGCTAAGCGAAAAGGCCAATTCTTTGCAGACCGCCCAAGATTGGCCGGCCCAGCAGCTACAAAATTGTGCAGACCATGGGGTATTTCGTTGGTTCATCGCCCAAGAGCAGGGCGGGCTCGGCTGGTCGGGCGATGATGTCGTGCGAGGTTATCTCGAACTTTCGGCCGCATGCCTGACCACCACTTTTGTAATCACGCAGCGCACCGGCGCATGCCGGCGGATTGCCTCAAGCAAAAACGAGGCCCTGAAGCAATCTCTTCTGCCAGACTTGCTGTCTGGCCGCACATTCGCCACGGTAGGAATTTCGCATCTAACCACCAGTCGGCAGCACCTAAAAAAACCGGCCTTGTTGGCGACGGAAGTCGACGGCGGCTACAAGCTCGATGGATATAGCCCTTGGGTGACCGGGGCGAAAGCATCCGATACGCTCGTGATTGGTGCGAGTCTTGAAGATAGACGGCAAATGCTAATGGCGGTGCCTGCTAAAGAGAACGGCATTGAAGCAGGGCCCCCGGCCGAACTGGTTGGATTGTCTGCCAGTCAAACGGGACCAGTGACTTTCAAAGGCACGTTTTGCCCCCACGAGTGGATCTTGGATGGCCCGCGCGAAGATGTGATGAAGAAAGGCAAAGGAGCCAATACCGGTGGTCTGGAAACTTCGACCCTCGCTGTAGGCCTATCCACGGCGGCGTATCGTTTTCTCGTCGCTCAGCGTGAGAAACGGAGCGAGTTCGTCCAGCCGACCGAGCACTTCGAGGCGGAACTGGAAGCCCTAAAGAGCGATCTGTTGGCCGCAGCCGCCGGAGAGCCTCAATGCGATCCAATGCAAATCCGCTCGCGTGCCAACAGTCTCGTCTTGCGGATCACCCAGGCCGCGCTCAGTTCGGCCAAGGGGGCCGGGTATCTACAAAGCCATGATGTTGGTCGTTGGTGTCGTGAGGCGTTGTTCTTCCTGGTGTGGAGCTGCCCGAGCAACGTCCTGTCCGCGAACCTCTGCGAACTTGCTAGAATCGAAGGATAG
- a CDS encoding DUF1559 domain-containing protein — protein sequence MRKRGFTLVELLVVIAIIGVLIALLLPAVQQAREAARRMSCSNNLKQLGLSLHNYHDTHSTFPPSSIAGNGNLGAHGPTAWVCLLPYIEQDAFLDQIRTASNNYQMTFWLGSGGSGPLRNVIKDIAIDGYWCPSSPLPRFLATGPSGDQVQVQQPDYILIAGSDNHITTDFAAYNSSSVSDGGVFRNFVGTSFRDITDGTSNTICISEQSGFTTDGTNKSYDGRGNPESGWYMGAKISARPTGTDDSWGTDDRCWNITTVRQGIGTKIIGGNWAKSYACNTPIQSAHPGGALAILSDASVRFLPETLDIDVGKNLADRDDGNVVQVP from the coding sequence ATGCGGAAACGTGGCTTCACGCTGGTCGAATTGCTCGTGGTGATTGCGATTATTGGCGTGCTGATTGCTTTGCTTCTGCCAGCCGTTCAACAAGCACGTGAAGCGGCCCGTCGCATGAGCTGCAGTAACAACCTGAAGCAGCTTGGCTTATCGCTGCACAATTATCACGATACGCACAGCACGTTTCCCCCCTCGTCCATTGCCGGAAACGGAAACCTGGGCGCGCATGGGCCAACGGCCTGGGTATGCCTGTTACCCTATATCGAACAAGATGCGTTCTTGGATCAGATTCGTACGGCGTCCAATAATTATCAAATGACGTTCTGGCTAGGTTCCGGTGGCTCCGGCCCTCTGCGGAATGTTATTAAGGACATCGCGATTGACGGCTACTGGTGCCCCTCGAGTCCCCTGCCCCGTTTTCTGGCGACCGGTCCCTCAGGCGATCAAGTCCAAGTGCAGCAGCCTGACTATATCTTGATTGCCGGCAGCGATAACCACATCACCACCGACTTCGCGGCATACAACAGCAGTTCGGTTTCTGATGGGGGCGTTTTCCGCAACTTCGTCGGTACAAGTTTCCGCGACATTACCGACGGAACCTCCAACACCATCTGCATCTCCGAGCAGTCCGGATTTACGACTGACGGCACCAACAAAAGCTATGACGGGCGTGGTAATCCGGAAAGCGGCTGGTACATGGGAGCTAAGATCTCGGCACGCCCTACCGGCACCGACGACTCGTGGGGAACGGATGATCGATGCTGGAACATCACGACGGTTCGCCAGGGCATCGGCACGAAAATCATTGGTGGAAACTGGGCGAAGAGCTATGCATGTAATACCCCAATTCAATCGGCCCATCCCGGCGGCGCGCTGGCAATCTTATCGGATGCTTCGGTTCGCTTTTTGCCTGAGACCTTGGATATCGATGTTGGCAAAAACCTCGCCGATCGCGATGACGGCAATGTCGTTCAAGTGCCATAA
- a CDS encoding deoxyhypusine synthase family protein, protein MSISAFMDKHYRHFNAREMVEAAKTYKSMVEGGGKMFMSIAGAMSTAELGISLAEMIRQDKVHAISCTAANFEEDFFNLVAHDEYELCPNYRDLSPEDEFKLREGGFNRVTDTCIPETVIRHFEDNLLEYWQEADQKGEQHFPTDYFFRLLKDGKLQEHYQIPPENSWVLAAYEKGIPVFTPGWEDSTLGNIFAARVYDGTLSTHNVIHPGTRMMQDLVKWYLEHEKNGIGFYQIGGGIAGDFAICAVPLILQDLEMRDSNLWSYFCQISDSTTSFGSYSGAVPNEKITWYKLSKDSPKFMINSDASIVAPLMFSYILGQ, encoded by the coding sequence ATGAGCATCAGTGCGTTTATGGACAAGCATTACCGTCACTTTAACGCTCGCGAGATGGTGGAAGCGGCCAAGACCTATAAGTCGATGGTCGAAGGTGGTGGCAAGATGTTTATGTCCATTGCCGGTGCGATGAGCACCGCCGAACTAGGCATCTCGCTGGCGGAAATGATCCGTCAGGACAAAGTGCACGCGATTAGCTGCACTGCTGCTAACTTCGAAGAAGATTTCTTTAACTTGGTGGCACACGACGAATACGAGCTATGCCCCAATTACCGCGACCTTTCGCCGGAAGATGAATTCAAACTTCGCGAAGGGGGATTTAACCGCGTTACGGACACTTGTATTCCCGAAACGGTCATTCGTCACTTCGAGGACAACTTGCTCGAGTACTGGCAGGAAGCCGATCAAAAGGGAGAGCAACACTTCCCGACCGATTATTTCTTCCGCCTACTTAAAGACGGCAAGCTTCAAGAGCACTATCAGATCCCGCCGGAAAACAGTTGGGTTCTGGCCGCTTACGAAAAAGGGATTCCCGTGTTTACCCCCGGCTGGGAAGACTCGACGCTGGGTAACATCTTTGCGGCTCGCGTCTATGACGGCACCCTTTCAACCCACAACGTAATTCACCCAGGTACCCGCATGATGCAAGACTTGGTGAAGTGGTACTTAGAGCACGAAAAGAACGGAATCGGCTTCTATCAAATTGGTGGCGGCATTGCGGGTGACTTCGCGATTTGTGCCGTTCCGCTAATTCTGCAAGACCTGGAAATGCGCGACTCGAATCTGTGGAGCTACTTCTGCCAGATCTCCGATTCGACCACTTCGTTCGGCTCGTACAGTGGTGCGGTCCCCAACGAAAAGATCACGTGGTACAAGCTGAGCAAGGATAGCCCCAAGTTCATGATCAATTCGGACGCCTCGATCGTGGCTCCGCTGATGTTCTCGTATATCCTGGGGCAGTAG
- a CDS encoding DUF456 domain-containing protein, producing the protein MVYAAAVLLLLVNAFAWLTTFVTLPGNWILLLCTALYAYFLPAEYFPRVSWTVVIVIAVLAVIGEVVEFLAGAAGAAKQGGSRWGVFLSLVGAFVGSLSGAILLSFIPILGTMIGALLGGALGAFGGAWLGEHNTEKTHGERMAIGQGAFIGRIMGTVGKLIVGVIMLVLVTLDSFFDLKKEPIPEQVSTEPEVGYLFNLKSDVVDPSPTSTVSADK; encoded by the coding sequence ATGGTTTATGCCGCTGCCGTTTTACTACTGCTGGTCAATGCGTTTGCCTGGCTGACGACCTTTGTCACGTTGCCAGGCAACTGGATCTTGCTGCTTTGCACGGCCCTATACGCTTACTTTCTACCGGCCGAGTATTTCCCACGGGTTAGCTGGACCGTAGTGATTGTCATCGCTGTGCTGGCGGTGATCGGAGAAGTGGTCGAGTTTCTGGCCGGAGCCGCCGGAGCGGCCAAGCAGGGAGGAAGCCGCTGGGGCGTGTTTTTGTCACTGGTCGGCGCGTTCGTCGGTAGCCTGAGCGGGGCCATTCTGCTGAGCTTCATTCCCATTCTCGGAACGATGATCGGCGCTTTGTTGGGGGGCGCGCTCGGCGCGTTCGGAGGTGCCTGGCTCGGAGAGCATAACACCGAAAAGACACACGGAGAACGGATGGCGATCGGTCAGGGGGCGTTTATCGGACGCATCATGGGAACCGTCGGCAAGCTGATTGTCGGCGTGATCATGCTGGTTTTAGTCACGCTCGATTCGTTCTTTGATCTTAAGAAAGAACCGATACCCGAGCAGGTATCGACCGAACCGGAAGTCGGTTATCTCTTCAACTTAAAGTCGGACGTCGTCGATCCTTCCCCGACGTCGACCGTTTCGGCCGACAAGTAG
- a CDS encoding BON domain-containing protein gives MISSSMKDIRSRVATALAASSNPRLRFIQVELDEERENTVCLSGRVTSFYQKQLAQELVRSIDSDVEVRNDLRVEDTV, from the coding sequence ATGATCAGTTCCTCGATGAAAGATATTCGCTCACGCGTTGCCACGGCGCTCGCGGCCAGCAGTAATCCACGGCTCCGTTTTATTCAGGTCGAACTCGACGAAGAACGCGAGAACACCGTTTGTCTTAGTGGGCGGGTAACCTCGTTCTATCAAAAGCAACTCGCCCAAGAACTAGTTCGTTCAATCGACAGCGACGTCGAGGTCCGCAACGACCTGCGCGTGGAAGATACGGTCTAG
- the glgP gene encoding alpha-glucan family phosphorylase produces MSQAEMTRSEDDNATAPVELSADKLFEKCMSLANNLWWTWQPDVFNLFRDLDPIRWRQLDHNPIALLREFTPERLETRVAEMVLYSRINHAYRRLKEYMGSSTPWADNNAGVLGGKPVAYFSAEFGIHESIQIYSGGLGVLSGDHIKSASGLGVPLVAIGLFYDQGYFKQQLNDEGYQEEEYLDTKVENLPMKPATDPDGKHIAVTINMKDGDLLAKVWQMNVGRVPLFLLDCDVEGNNPEDRELTSRLYGGDERTRIRQEMVLGVGGIKALKALGITPGVYHLNEGHSAFATLEAIRDHMHEDGMSFDNAHREVAKRTVFTTHTPVPAGHDRFDAGLIEEHLGHLREALGISHEQLMGMGRVDTNNQNETFCMTVLGLKASRRANAVSQLHGHVSRSMWAHLWPWRVEEEIPIGHITNGVHIPSWIAWQMLQLYDRHFPSGWYLRMGESDVWQYIHEVDPGELWETHATLKNLLLQFVRRRISRQCRRRGESDDVVERARTVLDPNVLTIGFARRFATYKRADLLMTDVDRLVEMMSDPKRPVQFIFSGKAHPKDEPGKAKIKKIHNLRHDPQFRDKIVFIEDYDINVCRHLIQGVDVWLNNPRQPLEASGTSGQKVVLNGGLNCSILDGWWAEAYDGRNGFAIGTGRTHTDVAKQDARDAEDLYRVLENEVIPLYYDRDVDGLPQDWIKRMMYSISTSAWRFSAHRMVADYTKLCYVPAAGGLSSQMPS; encoded by the coding sequence ATGAGCCAGGCTGAAATGACAAGATCCGAAGACGACAACGCGACAGCACCCGTCGAACTATCGGCCGATAAGCTGTTCGAAAAGTGCATGTCGTTGGCCAATAATCTTTGGTGGACTTGGCAGCCAGACGTATTCAATCTGTTCCGCGATCTCGACCCTATCCGTTGGCGACAGTTAGACCACAATCCGATCGCTCTGCTCCGCGAGTTCACGCCAGAGCGTCTGGAAACACGCGTTGCGGAAATGGTGCTTTATAGCCGTATTAATCATGCCTATCGTCGGCTGAAAGAATACATGGGAAGCAGCACCCCATGGGCCGATAACAATGCGGGCGTGCTCGGAGGTAAGCCGGTTGCTTACTTCTCGGCAGAGTTCGGCATCCACGAATCGATTCAGATTTACTCGGGTGGTCTGGGCGTCTTGTCGGGCGACCATATCAAGAGTGCCAGCGGTCTGGGCGTGCCCTTGGTGGCGATTGGTCTGTTTTATGATCAAGGCTACTTCAAGCAGCAGCTCAACGACGAAGGCTACCAGGAAGAAGAATATCTCGACACGAAGGTCGAGAATCTTCCGATGAAGCCAGCGACCGATCCCGACGGCAAGCACATCGCCGTTACCATCAACATGAAAGACGGTGACCTCCTAGCCAAGGTCTGGCAGATGAACGTTGGCCGCGTGCCTCTGTTTTTGCTGGACTGCGATGTGGAAGGCAACAACCCCGAAGATCGAGAACTGACCAGCCGCCTGTACGGTGGTGACGAGCGCACACGTATCCGCCAGGAAATGGTGCTCGGCGTGGGTGGCATCAAAGCCCTGAAAGCTTTGGGAATTACCCCTGGCGTGTATCACCTGAACGAAGGTCACAGCGCCTTCGCCACGCTGGAAGCCATTCGCGATCACATGCACGAAGACGGCATGAGCTTTGACAACGCGCATCGTGAAGTTGCCAAGCGTACCGTCTTTACGACCCATACACCGGTTCCAGCCGGTCACGACCGCTTCGATGCCGGTCTGATTGAAGAACACCTGGGCCATCTACGAGAAGCACTCGGCATCTCACACGAACAATTGATGGGCATGGGTCGTGTCGATACGAACAATCAAAATGAAACGTTTTGCATGACCGTGCTGGGGCTCAAGGCTTCGCGTCGGGCCAACGCCGTGAGCCAGCTTCACGGTCACGTTTCGCGCAGCATGTGGGCTCACTTGTGGCCGTGGCGTGTCGAGGAAGAAATTCCGATCGGCCACATTACCAACGGTGTGCATATCCCGTCTTGGATCGCCTGGCAGATGCTGCAGCTTTACGATCGCCACTTCCCTAGCGGTTGGTATCTACGCATGGGTGAGTCGGACGTATGGCAGTATATTCACGAAGTTGACCCCGGCGAACTATGGGAAACGCACGCCACCCTGAAGAACCTGCTTCTGCAGTTCGTTCGTCGTCGTATCTCTCGCCAATGCCGTCGTCGCGGAGAAAGCGATGACGTCGTGGAACGTGCACGAACCGTGCTGGATCCAAACGTTTTGACGATCGGATTCGCACGTCGCTTTGCCACCTACAAGCGAGCAGACTTGCTCATGACCGACGTCGATCGTCTGGTCGAAATGATGAGCGATCCGAAACGCCCTGTGCAGTTTATCTTCAGCGGTAAAGCTCACCCGAAAGATGAACCCGGTAAGGCCAAGATCAAAAAGATCCACAACCTACGTCACGATCCTCAGTTCCGTGACAAGATTGTGTTTATCGAAGACTACGACATCAATGTCTGTCGTCACTTGATCCAAGGTGTGGACGTCTGGTTAAACAATCCCCGTCAGCCGCTGGAAGCCTCGGGCACCTCGGGGCAGAAGGTCGTTCTCAACGGCGGATTGAACTGCTCGATCCTTGACGGTTGGTGGGCAGAAGCCTACGACGGCCGAAACGGGTTCGCCATCGGCACCGGCCGCACGCATACCGACGTGGCCAAGCAGGATGCCCGCGACGCGGAAGACCTGTACCGGGTGCTCGAAAACGAAGTCATTCCGCTGTACTACGATCGCGACGTCGACGGTCTGCCGCAAGACTGGATCAAACGCATGATGTATAGCATCAGCACATCGGCTTGGCGGTTCAGCGCCCACCGCATGGTGGCCGACTACACCAAGCTATGCTATGTGCCAGCCGCCGGCGGCCTAAGCAGTCAAATGCCTAGTTAA
- a CDS encoding carboxypeptidase-like regulatory domain-containing protein, which yields MIKNFLFVASLLFLVGCGPAGPHMINVTGSVVLDGKPVQGGSISFENTATGHAARGDIGDGSYQLAVPPGDYKVAIEPSLVEIPSKNPNSPPTTRYSENIPRKYHSVRTTDLNASVSDDQATFDFQLAK from the coding sequence ATGATTAAGAATTTCCTTTTCGTGGCCAGCCTGTTGTTTCTCGTGGGTTGCGGTCCAGCAGGGCCGCACATGATCAATGTGACCGGCAGTGTGGTCTTAGATGGCAAACCGGTTCAAGGAGGATCGATCTCGTTTGAGAACACGGCGACCGGTCATGCCGCCCGTGGTGATATCGGCGATGGCAGTTATCAGCTCGCCGTTCCCCCTGGTGACTACAAGGTTGCCATTGAACCCTCGTTGGTTGAAATTCCTTCGAAGAATCCGAACTCGCCACCAACCACGAGATATTCAGAGAACATTCCCCGAAAGTACCATTCCGTACGAACCACCGATCTCAACGCATCGGTTTCGGATGATCAGGCGACGTTCGATTTTCAATTGGCCAAATAA
- the cysC gene encoding adenylyl-sulfate kinase — protein sequence MPENVDITWHDHHVSRTDREKLNGHKGGVVWFTGLSGSGKSTVANAVDAKLHQMGIHTYLLDGDNVRHGLNASPKILEESHSPEFAQRFGLGFGAQDRAENIRRIGAVADLFCQAGVLVLTAFVSPYRADRDAVRQIVESSGSAGDFIEVFVDTPLAVCEQRDPKGLYKKARAGEIKGFTGIDDPYEAPAKPEVHLPGGDATPDRLADQVITQLRKLGKLPQD from the coding sequence ATGCCTGAAAATGTTGACATCACCTGGCACGATCACCACGTTTCCCGAACCGATCGGGAGAAGCTCAATGGACATAAAGGTGGTGTGGTTTGGTTCACCGGGCTCAGCGGCAGCGGCAAGAGCACCGTTGCCAACGCAGTCGACGCCAAGCTCCATCAGATGGGGATCCACACCTATCTGCTTGATGGCGATAACGTTCGCCATGGGCTCAATGCGAGTCCGAAGATTCTCGAAGAAAGCCATTCGCCCGAGTTCGCTCAGCGATTCGGATTAGGCTTCGGGGCCCAAGACCGGGCAGAAAATATTCGACGGATCGGTGCCGTGGCGGATCTCTTCTGCCAGGCAGGCGTATTGGTGCTGACAGCCTTCGTGAGTCCCTATCGGGCCGATCGAGATGCCGTACGACAAATTGTCGAATCGAGCGGAAGTGCCGGCGACTTTATCGAGGTGTTCGTCGATACGCCGCTAGCGGTGTGCGAACAACGTGATCCCAAAGGCTTGTATAAGAAAGCTCGTGCAGGCGAAATCAAAGGCTTCACCGGCATCGACGATCCTTACGAGGCCCCTGCTAAACCGGAAGTTCACTTGCCAGGCGGAGATGCCACACCCGATCGACTCGCCGATCAGGTCATCACGCAACTTCGAAAGCTGGGCAAACTGCCTCAGGATTAG